ATCATTGAGTAGCAGGAAAATTAAGAAGTACAAAGGAGTAAGAATGAGGAGCTGGGGTTCATGGGTATCAGAAATAAGAGCACCAAATCAGAAGACTAGGATTTGGTTAGGTTCTTATTCCACAGCTGAAGCAGCAGCTAGAGCTTATGATGCTGCACTTTTATGTCTAAAAGGCTCTTCCGCAAATCTCAATTTCCCaaattcttctctttcttcttttcctcttcttcatgctgctgctgctgctgataatAATAATTCTATGAGCATGTCTCCTAAAACCATTCAAAGAGTAGCtgcagcagctgctgctgcaacaacAACTGCCGCTCCCATAAATAACACCACCATTAACATTCCATCACCATCTTTATTATCTCTTTCCCCAACACTACCATCAAACTTATCTTCGCCTTCGCCTTCCATCTCGATATCTTCATCGCCGTCTCCGTCTTCCTCGTGTTCGACTCATCAAGATATCGATGAGGTTTCGTTAATCCAATGCTGGGATACTTACACTCCTAGTACTATTACTAGTGGTAGTGCAATTTCACACTATAATAACAATGTTCAAGAAGCACCCATGTCGATAACACGTCCAATAAACAATGATCCCTGGATGGATTTATTCGGTGATTTGCAATCACCTAAGTTTAATGTTGATCACTTGCTCAGTTCATGTCCTTCGTTTGCGCCAGCTCCGATGTCTGTCGACGAATATTTCTACGAAGATAGCGATATCCGGCTATGGAGCTTCTGCTAGAGGAAAATTTGCAATGCCACACTACATCTCGTTCGCTTATTcgttctttcattcattcatctctgaggggaaaaacaaaaaacaagaaaaaagaaaaacactaaCAGTGACAAACTACATTATTATTCAAATTCATTCAATTATTTGTTTTAATTTCTttcatatatataaatatatgtaAATTAGGCGTAATTCACGTCGAATGGCGTAATTTATCGTCGATCGCGTGGGGTTATGGGAATGGGGTTTACATATatagttttatttcttttctttttttgtattaaTCAAGttacatatataaatatataatcaTCATATATATATGATCGAATCAATAGAAATTTATTTTCAGTGAAATGTTATTGATTCAATCTAAGTTATCTCTTTTTGTATTGTGACACGCGGGAAACAATACAATTCAATGATCTAGTTCTTCTTTTAAGTCACGGGTGTTCACAGTTACACTATCTATCCATCAATCAATTCAATGAATTTTTGGGTACAACAAGTAGCGGAAATATGGTCAAGTAGTTCTTAATAATATACATGTCGTTGATTGGAAAACTACGGGTCGTAGGCATTAACCCCTCAATCATGCGAACTGTATTAGACTTGTTAGTTGTTGTacttgtgtgcacatatttcatcatcaaacacgtgtatgtgagaagacacgtggagagcatgcggaccaagtcatcaaaacatgatgacacacgcccacagccaagaagcccatcccgtcgacgtcggatcttccctgaacaaatccaagggcagaagttaaaggatgtaccaaaagcacggtgtactgcggagcaccaaataactcccgaagagttgctttatctcatccccaaaagaagccaagatcaacggtgaagagaaggttgactgacatggacatGACAGggacagaagacacttgtctgacacgagcatgcgtctcaactacccgcattaaacactctgagcagtgtacgtgtcgatcaacccgtggaacgaacgaggatgactctgcgtgatcaagcaatgaacgaagacctctgcgtgatggacacaaagcacaagaagataaggttccaacggctctcagaaacgggtcccacactctaaccctataaataccccctctccaccaagagagaggggatGGAAAAAGAGAGGGAGGTTTAGAGAGACgtcgagagagaagaattgttagtgtaagtttaccttttaaaattcgcagacctatgtaaactcgaAAGTCATTCGattacctctgtaatcatcaaatgcatagtgaaaacgacaaccccgtggatgtaggccttagtgttgaaccacgtaaatcccagtcttatttacatttcagcactttacatccaGTTCATACTTCACGAGTATTACTTttacacttcgttttctttatcttcctctatgtgaacgcctctggtgatgatattagacgaggcaatgataaacccgaaggttttgagccaaggaatcaatacaatcgtctcatcagtgcgagcatgtgtatagaatgcgaacattgtttgtgaacatatagatgccttcgtgatttacgtgttcacaactTGTTAGACTTTATAGTTTGAATTCTAGTTTAATCGAGGTTAGAGTCCATCTATTTACGTAATTTATGTCGACCATATCCTGCTGCCCGAATTAAACAACGAAAATGTTGATTTGAGTTTGGCCTTCGATTAATCTTGTATTGTTAATGCTTTAGACGTAGATAAATCTAATGCAGAGAAGACTTACGTTACTTCCACGTTAGATAATATATTCCCAATTTTCAAAAGGAAAAGAGTTTGGCCTTCAATGCTATAGTAACCAGTTACATATTTGCTAAACTAAAATATAGGATTAAAGGGGTGGAAATGCGGCAAGTGAATAGAAAGTTCAAAACATCTTGATCAATCCTGGCTCGGCCACCGAAAATTCAAAACATCTAAATCGACAGAGTTCCGCGTTGGTTTATTGTAAATCACCAaaatcaatagttcttctccCATTTACATGGGAAACCTGAGAAGATCTCATCAATGATCTACGACATTTACAACTTCGAGTTTATTACGGTCCTATAAAGGAATTACAAACCAGGTTTTATTACTAAATTATTATTATGCCAGATTTTTCAACAAAAATTTCTtgctatgcaaaaaaaaaaaaagacaatttttcttcttctctctcatttctctctccaaaagaaaaaaaaactctagcCTTCATCAACCTCTTGCTCAGATTTGATCCTTTTTGGACAAGATTTGAGCAAGATCACTTttcctttttaagttttaatcGAATAAAACATGTTTTTTAATGTTTTAtgtcttttgacatatttcttcgccatttggggcGATTTTTCTCCGCCATTTTGGGCGATTGTTTCTTCGCTTTGTGGGCGATTTCTTCAAATCCTTATGGCTGGATcgtggcttgctattctcgatgCAAAAACGTCAATCATTCAACACGGTATCACTTTGAATCTTTCTTTAATCTAAGAGATTTAGGGTATCCGGATTCGTTTGATTATACAAGATTACGGGCAAAGTACTCCTTtcttttaggagcatctcttatcaaagaagaaaaaaatcagattAAACGGTCGGAATTGATTCCGGATATTACCATCGTTCTTCCCTActacataaataaaaattgggtaTCTTTATGGTTTTTGACTCTTTATGGTTTTTGACTCTTTCTCTTTGCGATATATTTGTAATTGGTATCTTTAATTATATTAGGGGCATaattattttgtattttgatgtttttgttattcttgtaaacgATCATATAATCAGTATTTTGATTTAAAtaaattgaaatatgttgatttg
This DNA window, taken from Papaver somniferum cultivar HN1 chromosome 3, ASM357369v1, whole genome shotgun sequence, encodes the following:
- the LOC113356213 gene encoding ethylene-responsive transcription factor ERF014-like, encoding MVKCEEKSIQVQAESSTTTLSSSSSICKSVAAKPSSSSTTKTSPSLSSRKIKKYKGVRMRSWGSWVSEIRAPNQKTRIWLGSYSTAEAAARAYDAALLCLKGSSANLNFPNSSLSSFPLLHAAAAADNNNSMSMSPKTIQRVAAAAAAATTTAAPINNTTINIPSPSLLSLSPTLPSNLSSPSPSISISSSPSPSSSCSTHQDIDEVSLIQCWDTYTPSTITSGSAISHYNNNVQEAPMSITRPINNDPWMDLFGDLQSPKFNVDHLLSSCPSFAPAPMSVDEYFYEDSDIRLWSFC